The following is a genomic window from Plectropomus leopardus isolate mb chromosome 3, YSFRI_Pleo_2.0, whole genome shotgun sequence.
CATTGAGCtgagacaagaaaaataatggtagaaaatacatttgatttttgtgacattataaattattaaactAGAAACACAAAATGGGACTTGGGACTGTTTAAAATCTGATATCGTTTAGTACACAATGACTGTAACTGTCCTTACCTTCAGGAGCATGATATCATTTGCATGTCCGTCATAATCTGGATGTGGAATTGATCGGCTTGTGTTGAATTGCTGTTTTGTAGTCTCATTAGCAGTCAGGGAGTCAGCTCCAAGAACAACTGTGTATGGgctgaaaaaataacaattcaaTAGAGAAAGGATATTAGATATGATTTTGAGGCTGCTAATAATATCTCTTGTAAAAACTCATTAGCaacatcatgacatcatcactaCCATGAAGGAGCACAACATAGCAACAAATTCTGGGCCTTGTGCATAAGCACATGAGCGGTTTCTGTTGCCCCCGTCCTTCCAGTCCTGATCCATGtctctgtcactttttatgCATTGACATTACATTCAACAGTTGTGTCTGGTTGCTTTTGGATCTGGTTGTCATGATAATGTCATCATAACTGtgtcacaaatgttttttttaatatcaaaatgcTTTCTTTCTTCACCACAGTCGTTAACTGTTTTGGTAAAGGTGACATTTCAGTATtgtaatattaaagaaaaaatgtggtCTGTAGACTAAACATATTATAATACAGTGATAGACAGAGATAATGGAAATGTGTTACCTCTGGTTGACAGAGAAAGGAATCAGTTACATTCTGATGTGAGATTTAAAAGTCTGTAATGAGTGATTTTAGTTGGCTAATATAATTTCATCACAAAGTTGGGTCAAATGTGAGCAAGGTTGGTTGGCACACtcatttttgtggttgtttggcCAAACAACTGTAACAGTTGTAACTGTATCTATATTTTGAGAGATTAAAACTATTCTGATGCATTTATATTGTTAGTTTATTACTCTTATTTTGAATTGTTAGTTGCACAAGTAATGAGACATTCCTACTGATGAATTGCTCATAATGTTTGGTTTTTGAAATGGGCAGATATTGAATTAAATGCTCATTATTTCAAGCTCTTGTTTGAATAAATGTTCAAATTGtttcaattgtttgttttttcattttgattttggggggggggtaacCATAGCATTTTAACATATTGTGCCAATCAACCCCATAACCCTGTGTGccaaacaaatgcacaacatGACTTAAATCAAAAAGTAGCCTCATTTTAGAAGTTATGCCtgattataaaaaacaaatgcatttacaGCTGAGACCTCAAACTTTCATTTGCTGCTGATTAGAACCTTCTAACATAAATAATGACTGAGAAATACAGCAGAGTTTGCAAAGTTTGCAAACCAACCCtgcaagtttatttttacacatgaAACAACTGACAGTATGTGAAATAGGAAAATCataatggtttgttttttcttacatgcGTAGCTGACAATGTGCTGCCGTGAGCACAAAGTCCTCTTTCACCAGGGCTCCCCCACAGATGTGGCGGCCTTGAACCTGCAGCGAGGCCATATAGGGGCGCGAGTGGGGGCCAGCATCTCTGCCTCCGACAATATGAGTACCATGAGctcctgaaacacaaaataatcatcCATTATTTACTCACGTTTATCCGATGTGGATGTGTATGTCTTAACTATGCATAGCTTACCATTTAGGACAAAGAGCAGCAGGAGTATGACACCGCTTGCCATCATCTCTGGTCAAACAAATCCACACCTTCCTCTCATGGTCTTATGACTTttagagaaggaaaaaaaacttacttttttGTGGCCTTTATTGCTTCAGTGTGTTCGTCAACAGGCTGCTTAGCTTTTAGTGAAGTTGTTGGTGGGATTACAAGAAGTTTCACAacagatgtttttcaaaacaggTTTTCATAATTGATGCAGTAAGAATGTGGTGTTAGAGTTACAGCAGATTTAGTTTGACACTTGTTGAGCAAAGGCGAACATTGTTGGATAAACAGTAGTTATTgtctaaaaaatacattatcaaaggcaaaaagaaaagaaaatgcaatatgtttgtgggtgtgtgctTCTGAGAAAGTTGGTTCATTCTTTCGTGTTTGTGCTTAGATTTAAATCTTGTGTTTGTGGACTTGTTACACTTTCCTATCTTATCATTACATCACATTTCTGTCAAACGTTTGCTTAAGACAGAATGTGGTTTTTGTTATGCAATGTGCTGCAGACACAATAATTCTGCTCTTACATGCAACTGAATCTCTCAGCCATGTGGGTTTGAAagcatcatttaaaaacaatattaagtGTTGGTAAACTGTtgccattttcaaattttagcAACACTGAGATCAACTGCACACTAGAAAAATAAcctttgcatttgtttattgccttaaatatcattttatatGTCCTGATGAAGAatgtcacacaataatacaccATTTTAGATGAGGTTTTGTTTGTACACACAATTGCCGCATTAAGCAGCGTAACTGATAatgcctgtttgttttattaaagtaGTTGTAGATCAATGTTTAACCTTATGCAGGGTGGGGAGTGGATGATGGGGTGacaggattttttctttttatctgacGTTACTGTGTCTAtttgtaaagcattttgtgctacaatgttttttgtatgaaagtgctatataaatgaagtttGATTGATTGTATTTCTATGAATTTAATAAGAAAAGCACAGATGCAACACAGCGGCTCTTCTGTGTGGATCTCCTTGACAGCCcaaacaaatatttctttgaaTTGTGTAACAAACTAGCTGAATCACGTGTAACCACAGTTTACAACCTCAGATCTGAGTGTCGATGTTCAGACACCAGACTCCAACGTATCTTTCAGTGAAGTGTCATGAAAGCTGATCTTATGGACTGTAGCTAAGAGATGTGCAAAGTTATGCTAAAGTGGCTGACCTTTGCCCTTCTTTTCATCAAAAACCCCCCgtggattgaaaaaaaaaaaaaaaaaaaaaagttcacttttATAGTATTACTAAAGGCTACCACCATTTACAACTCACAACAAGGTCCTCTCTGTCATAATGTTACTGAACAGTGTCGGTCTGTTTCTTTCCTAACTAATTGTTATTACCCTTCAGCTGAGGTTATATTGCTACAGAGGCATTGAGCTATATAATTAATGATGAGGTTATGATCATAACATGTAGAGGGGTTAAAATAGCTTTGTGTCTTTCCTGTTTTCCACACACTACCTCTGTAAtaatctgtctctctgtatgaAAGTCTCTTAACATGAGTGTCTTTGCTCACCTGCTTCTCTGACCAAACTCATATTGATGAACATGTGCCAACCAAGGCCATAGCCATGGATAActcaaaatttttaaaactcatttccAACTATATTGTATTATCCATCACAATACCACTATGAAGTATTCtatatgcaataaaaaatgctaCTGTCCGCATGTATTGCGCATGCACGTACATGACTGACACTTTACTCAGTCTTCACGTGGACTGTCtgacaaataaacataattaagaCATAAACTGCAGTTGAATAGGGCGTGTTCTGCTGAAGTGCTGCAACCACTTGGACAAATCACAGAAGGAACTTCATTACATTGTGAGCTAAAACCAGTGGTAATTAATGCTAATGCTCTTTATGACAATGATtacattcagttatttaaacAAAGGACCATTTGCATCTTCTGACAAATGTTAAAACATACTGGGGATTGCAAGTAAAATTTTTtgaaacaatatatattttaacaactGCCTTGCCTCCAACATAAGCCAGTGGCTCTACATCAAACTTCTACACATTTCTTGATGTTGATTGAGATATATTCTAATGCAgttattcagttatttaaaCCCCATTTGCGTCTTCTGAcaaggaaaagagaaaacattttttgaaacatttttttcacatttattttgccATTCCAGTAAagaacacacactgaaagagcAACTCAGACACATTGCCCCTCCCAAATACAATTACAAATGCTGAATcacagctttttgtttgttggcttTATTTACAATCTTCTCCCAACCACCTTTCTGGACTGCCTTGATCCATTCAGTGAACTCTGAGATATCCGTGTAGACACTGGTGTGTCCTGAGTTGCCATTTTTGTTATAAGATGCAACACCAGCAGCCTTCCCGTCACACACTAGAGGACCGCCAAAATCACCCTGCGTGgaggagatatttttattttttcattcaagATAATGAAATATGTcatgttatgtgttttttttgttatattttttggagtataaagcacattttctaaaggaatacctcacaaagtgcttttttgTAGTATATCCACTTGCACAGCTGGCATGAAGACCAGGCCATTTCTTCGTCTTGCAGATTTTCAGGTTATTGATGGACACATTTATCACTTTTAGTTCATCACTGTGACTACCACCATCTTTAGTGCAACCCCATCCAGCAACacagcagtttttgttttttggtatcTTATTCTCACTCAGATTAATAGTTGTTATAGGGACGTTCATTCCCTCTTCCCCACCaacctggaaacacacaaaatcagagGGGAAGAAATAATAACCAGCAGTCAGCCTAAACAATAACCAAAAGTGAAAGCtgataaatcatttaaatgtagGCTATTGTTAACAGTGGTACAGTAAAATCACTGGCTCTGACAGTGGTGGCTTTAAATGATTGCATTTCTGTGATTCTTGTTCTTGTGATtctttttcagtgctgttttttttaaaatcctgccTGGGAAACAACACTCAATAGATTTAAATGTATCAAAACAACCAAACCACCAATAGCAAATAATTtgactgtaaaaatacaacatgtcaTCTGGAACAACTGGGTTGAAAGAGTATATACTAACTTTGAGGAGCATGATGTCATAGCCTTTGTCAGAGCTCTTATATGATGGGTGTGTGCACTTTTTAACGATGTATTTCGATGTGCTTTTGCGCTTTTGAGGTCATGGGTGCCAAAAAGCCACCTTTACATTTGTTCCCTTCATATccctgccaaaaacaacaacaaaaaacaaacaatcaaacaaaaaaacccccacagcaacaaattatacattttctttaaaacagtaGGTTTGTATAACTTTCATTGATTTTGTTTGAATTCTAATAAGATCAGATGAAATAATGAATACTAGAAGAAGAAATGTGACTCACTTAGCACAGCTTGCAGCAGTGACCACAACGTCGTCATTGATGCGGAATCCTCCACATTTATGTTTGCGGTCATACTTATTGAGGCCATATACATCATGGAGTCCTTCTGTGCTTTTCTGCCAATTAAGATTGTGCTGACAAATGCTGGAGACatgactgtaaaatgaaaaagagttCAAATTAGTTAAAATTCTATTTGCAGGCAGAAGAAAAGTAGTCAGATTGTACAACTTACAGTTTCCAAGACAAGCCAGAGCAGTGAAGAGCAGAAACTTGTGCAGATGGTGCATCGTGGCGGCAGGATGTTTAATCCGTTATGTTTCGGCTCCAAGTCAACCCTTTTATAAAGCAGAGTTTGATCTGTATAATTTGATACTGATCTGTCTTATCTTGACTTGCAGCCACACCTTGGGCTGCATAACGTTTGCAATGCACATATACCGTATGTTGCAGATATGTTGACACAGGCTACATTTATACATCCTGGTTTCTATTTTCTAATTTGTatttactgcattaaaaaaagtgaggCTGCTGCTTACTGAGCAGTcctttctgttttgtcttctcTGGGTGGGCAAGATGTGGCATTTAGCTTCAACCAGaagaaacagagggaaacaaaatgattctttttttttttttaaattaagggtGACCTGTGGCGAGTTTGAGTCTTTGGATAGTGTGGGGtccccatcatcatcaccagTGCCTCTACAAATCTGTTCCTTATATTATGTCTGTGTACTTTGGCATGTGTACTCTCTTCTAAGACACCTTTTTATTAATGCTTTATAATACATTAATAAGAGCAATCTTTGGGTTCTCCAGATGAAGCTATCATTCATTAACACCttccttgacaaaaaaaatattctgatgcattttaaaagcGATTTAAACACCATTTGCATCTTCTgataagaaaaagagagaacaaTATTTGAGACCTTTATTAAGTTTGCCTTTCAACTGAGGAGCAAACACTGACAGAGCAACTCAGACACAACTGCCCCTCTCAAATACAATTGCAAATGCTGAAACACAGCTTTGTGTAAGACTATTCTACTTAACAATTCATCCAATCATTTACCAAGACAACTTTCTTGAACCAAGAAAGTAACACTGAGATATCTGTGTTGACGCTAGTTTTGACGAAGAGCACGATGTCACATCCTTTAGTGAAATGCACATAAGATGGGTGTTTGCACTTGTTTTTGTGATGACTCTCACtattttcatagaaaaaaaaaaaccataacaaaacaaatcacataatacatttctttttaaagcagtttgtctgtgtgtgtgtagctggcACGTGCGGGGGGGTACTGGAACACCTGCCCCTTTTCCTCTCGATGCCCAAAGTGCCCTTTTgtcgagtatgtgtgtgtgtatgtggttgcCCTCGGTCACATGATCCACGTAAACGTGCCCACACTTCGTCACTCACTGCCCAGACGTGCCCAGTGGAGCCCTGTTCCTTCGCGCTGCTAATTATTTAACAGCTGATAGCCCAATGACTCCGGTGAGTAGGATGTGCAGCAATATTTGTTTGTGCACATCTGGTGTAGTCTTTCATTGAAAGATGACTGACGAAGTAAAGTGAGCATGAgcaagtgagtgtgtgcaactgagtctgcacacactcacctctCATGAATGATAGCCGAGTTAATGACACATGCTGAGTCaggcttctttttgtttctatatgtttcttttgtctttggcCGAGTGCATTAGAGAGATGTataattttactgtcagttgcagtggttttcctgtgtttgtagaGGCAATGAGGCAACTGTGGAACGTTCTTTCTCGAAACTGAAGCTGGTGAAAACAAAACTTCGCACCCTTTGCACAGAGGAGAGGTTGTCAGATCTTCTTTTACTGGCAATTGAGAAGGATATTCCAGTCCACCACAGCGAAgtcattgacatttttcagagcATGGGCAATAGGAAGTTACTGTTATAACAGCAACAAAGAAAACTGGCATTTGtgatgtgtaaaaaaacacagacagacacagagacacagacaaacagatacagacagacacagacaaacagatacagacagacacagataaacacagacaaacagatacagacagacacagacagacatagacagacacagacacacagagagacaaagactcCTCCTCTATTTTCTCTTTCACGCAGTATTGATgttcctttttcagtttttcagtttaccagaaaacaaaaatagagctgtgaactaaaaaataaagagttgTCAGAATTGTtcaatatttgtcttttgtctttttatttaaaactgaaaagcaaGGACTCAAGGAAGACTGGCCACAGTTAAACAGTCAGGTATCTAATGGTGATAATTCCTATATCCCAAATGAATGCACAGCTTGAATAATGGCTTTGTGGTATAGCATCTTGACTTCCCCCCCAGAAATATTCCTCTTTCAGTTTACAAATTTGCAGCTTGCTTTAGTTCAGTCAGCCTTGGCTGCTGCCTCTCTTGGCAATCAGCAGTATGGCAGGTCACAGTGAGCCATTTTCAGTGTTAGTTATCTCTGCATCTTGTCGTGATCACGTAACACTTGTTAAACTGACTACTTTTCTTCTCATGCTCTTTTTAATGTCTACATTCTCAGATCAATACAGCCCACATCCAGCgatatcagcagcagcagcagcctcatcACCAACTCCCTAAACAGAATCAGGTAAAATACAGACTACTGAGATATGAGTGTGGGACAGTGATGTATGTTGAGTCCATGTTACATTCTTTACGAATATAGGTTGCTACAATTTAACCAGCTATACTGTAAGGTATGTTTCTCTATGGTGCTTCAAATACGTGCTCCATGTGCCCCATTTAAACTTTGAGCACCTGCCCCTTCACAGGTCTCTGCACGGCCCTGGTGTGTAGGTATCTGATGTCAAGGACCACTGACCAAGCACCaggtatttgacgagttggaaGTGAGACCGGGTTAAATATCCTTGTACTACTCATGGCACCAGTACTGCCCTAAAATGACTAAGACACAAAGGGGTCTAACCAAGACTCTTCATATTCCTAATTTTTTGTGCATCgtgtcaataaatcaatttaatcACTCTTAAAATTAAGACTCCAGATTGAAACAACTGTGATGGACCAGACATTAGTTGCTATCACATTTATATAATAACAGACTCAAAATTACACACTTCAGAATCTTAAAATAATTCCTAACCTCCATACTACAATGAAAGTAAGCTGAAGCGCCACTTCAAAGTGCAagattttgccaaaaatgtctgagGATGTTGTCGATCCAGGGTAGATACATTGATTAATTAAGATGTTTTGTGCATCTacagtttttcttcttgtcaAAAGGAATGAATGCAATGCAAATTGTTCTTCTTCATAATGTGGGTGATTCACTGAACAGTAGGGCTGTTTCATTCTTAATCAATTATTAATCATTACCTATCGGCTGAGGTTAAAGAGACATTGAGCTATGTAATAGATTAAATAATGATTACGAATTTAAAGgggttaaaatatttttgtttcttttcttgtttcctgTATAAACACGCTGCTTTTGTATTGttctgcctttgtgtgtgttgtaacaTGAGTGTCCTTGCTGACCTTGTCTGCTGCTTTGTCCACTCAAGTTCAAATCATGTGACTCGAGTAAACGAGTGAaaagaacaataataatatattttttgctttttaaaaaggttgtttAATATATCTTGAAGTATTCTTAAATTGATGTTTAATAACATAAATCAAGGATTGCTGAAAGTGGAAATGTAACTCACAAGTAGTCAGTGAGCAGCAGTGACCACGAGGTCTTCACTGATGAGGAATCCTCCACAtacatgttttgtgttgctCTGCAAGGAGAGATTTCACTCCTGtgtgttgcaaaaaagggcaaa
Proteins encoded in this region:
- the LOC121938360 gene encoding trypsin-1-like, whose protein sequence is MTTLWVTAARCMKDMKGKVKVVLGTHDLKSLMHTSKYILEKCKHPSYESSDKGYDIMLLKVGGEEGMNVPITTINLSENKIPKNKNCCVAGWGCTKDGGSHSDELKVINVSINNLKICKTKKWPGLHASCASGYTTKKHFVRVILAVL